ATCAGGACAAGCGTGGCAGCACAGAGGCCCCAACTCGCCCGGCGCATCTGCCGTGCCATCTCGCCCTCTGTTTTCATGACCAGCCAGGTCGCCCCCAACAGGGTATAACCAATCACCAGCGCCACCCCGGTCGTCAGGCTGAACAGCGTAAGCCAGTCCCACCAGCCACCGGCATAGGCGCGGTTCTGGACATCAATGCCCTGCACCAATGCGCCCAGTGCAATTCCCTGGGCAAGGGCCGCGATCAGGGACCCACCTGAAAATCCGATATCCCAAAGGAAACGGCCACGCACCGTCCGCGACCTGAATTCAAAGGAAACACCCCGGAAGATCAGGCCGAGAAGCATTGCAATCAACGGCGCATAGAGCGCCGGCAGTATTGTTGCATAGGCCAGGGGAAAGACGGCAAACAAGCCGCCGCCGCCCAGCACCAGCCAGGTTTCATTCCCATCCCAGACGGGCGCGACGGAATTCATGGCGATGTCACGGTCCCGGTTGCTGCGCAGGAAGGGAAACAATATTCCGACCCCCAGGTCGAAACCGTCGAGAACAACATAGGCAAGAACCGCGAAGGCGATCAGCCCTGCCCAGATGAAGGCGAGATCCAATTCCATGATCCTTACTCCCCTTTTCCGTCAGGCGTGGCGTGACTGGCTTCCATGGACGGCCCGGGCATCAACCCGGCGGCCCAGGTCGCGCCGATCTCTTCACCCTCCCCGCTATTAGGGCGTTTGCCCATCAGGCGAAGGACATAAAAGGTGCCAGCCCCGAAAACCGCGAAATAGACCAGCACGAAGGCAACCAGCGACGTGCCGACGGCCGAGGCCTCAATCGGGGATGCGGAATGGACCGTGCGCAACAGGCCATGCACCGTCCAGGGCTGCCGCCCCACTTCGGTCGTGATCCACCCGGCCAGAACCGCCAGGAATCCGGACGGTCCCATGACGACCGCCGCCCGATACAGCATCGGTGCGTCATAGAGCGACTTGCGCAGGCGTGCGAGACCGCTCCACAGGCCAAGCCCCACCATCGCAAAACCCAGGCCGACCATAATCCGGAAACTCCAGAAGATGATCTCCGCCGGCGGGCGATCTTCCTTGGGAAAGGCCTTCAGGCCCTTCACTTCGCCGTCCCATTCGTGAACGAGGATCAGGGACCCCAGATGAGGAATTTCAACGGCGTTCCGGGTTACTTCCGCCGTATCGTCGGGGATGCCGAACAGGATCAGGGGCGCGCCTTTATGGGTGTCATAATGGCCCTCCATCGCCGCGACCTTCTCCGGTTGATGTTCCAGCGTGTTCAGCCCATGGAAATCACCGGCAACAATCTGCAGCGGGGCAACGATCAGCGCCATCCACATCGCCATGGAAAACATCGTTCGCGCGGACCGGTTAGACCTGTCGCGCAGCAGATGCCATGCGCCCACCGCACCGACCACGAAGGCCGTCGTCAGGTAAGCCGCCAACACCATATGCACCAGCCTGTAAGGAAAAGACGGATTGAAAATCGCTGCCGCCCAGTCATCGGGCACAAACTGCCCCACCTCGTTGACGGCGTAACCCGCCGGGGTCTGCATCCAGGAGTTCACCGACAGAATCCAGAAGGCGGAAAAC
The Aestuariispira ectoiniformans genome window above contains:
- the cydB gene encoding cytochrome d ubiquinol oxidase subunit II; its protein translation is MELDLAFIWAGLIAFAVLAYVVLDGFDLGVGILFPFLRSNRDRDIAMNSVAPVWDGNETWLVLGGGGLFAVFPLAYATILPALYAPLIAMLLGLIFRGVSFEFRSRTVRGRFLWDIGFSGGSLIAALAQGIALGALVQGIDVQNRAYAGGWWDWLTLFSLTTGVALVIGYTLLGATWLVMKTEGEMARQMRRASWGLCAATLVLIGAVSLWTPFLNDLYLSRWFKGPNLIFSAVVPLLLAGCVVLLVAGLRKGRDAWPFLGALGIFVLCYIGIGISFYPMIVPPNITIWQAAGPDESLAFILVGAVVLIPIILAYSGYAYWIFRGKVDPEEGYH
- a CDS encoding cytochrome ubiquinol oxidase subunit I, whose protein sequence is MLEFTDALTLARFQFAFTVSAHIIFPAFTIGLASFLAVLEGLWLWTGQERFIRVFHYWKTIFAVVFGMGVVSGIVMSYQIGTNWSVYADKTGPILGPLMGYEVLSAFFLEAGFLGVMLFGMKRVGPKLHFFATLMVAVGTLFSAFWILSVNSWMQTPAGYAVNEVGQFVPDDWAAAIFNPSFPYRLVHMVLAAYLTTAFVVGAVGAWHLLRDRSNRSARTMFSMAMWMALIVAPLQIVAGDFHGLNTLEHQPEKVAAMEGHYDTHKGAPLILFGIPDDTAEVTRNAVEIPHLGSLILVHEWDGEVKGLKAFPKEDRPPAEIIFWSFRIMVGLGFAMVGLGLWSGLARLRKSLYDAPMLYRAAVVMGPSGFLAVLAGWITTEVGRQPWTVHGLLRTVHSASPIEASAVGTSLVAFVLVYFAVFGAGTFYVLRLMGKRPNSGEGEEIGATWAAGLMPGPSMEASHATPDGKGE